In Candidatus Defluviilinea proxima, a single genomic region encodes these proteins:
- a CDS encoding FkbM family methyltransferase, whose translation METKADATDFLGRFREIVSDPLNLLIKRHPLAGMIDKDLVYLHNGNKVPLRGQYSYYENFSDILVINRGVHEPLEEYVFQELMNVLPDNSSMLELGAYWGHYSMWLKKIHPKASVYLVEPNEVNIQAGKYNFQLNNCVGEFIQEYVACGQFEVDKFMMNNGLKTLSILHSDIQGFEIEMLDGSSDTLKKGLIHYAFISTHSQDIHVKVVEKLEYFGYRVEVASGFDYETTSYDGFVFASNFARPPLFDYFKPFIRKQIPFSDPLETVVELTKIINARNIKT comes from the coding sequence ATGGAAACTAAGGCTGACGCAACGGATTTTTTGGGAAGGTTTCGCGAGATCGTGTCAGATCCATTGAATTTGCTGATTAAGAGGCACCCTCTTGCCGGTATGATTGATAAGGACCTTGTCTATCTTCATAACGGGAATAAAGTTCCTTTGAGAGGGCAATACTCTTATTATGAAAACTTTAGTGACATTCTTGTTATTAATAGAGGCGTTCATGAGCCTCTTGAAGAATATGTTTTTCAGGAGTTGATGAATGTGCTTCCGGATAATTCATCAATGCTTGAACTCGGAGCTTATTGGGGCCACTATTCAATGTGGCTAAAAAAAATTCATCCTAAAGCATCTGTATATCTTGTAGAGCCAAATGAAGTGAACATACAAGCTGGAAAATATAATTTTCAATTGAATAACTGTGTTGGTGAGTTTATTCAGGAATATGTTGCTTGTGGGCAATTTGAGGTCGATAAATTTATGATGAATAACGGACTTAAAACTTTAAGTATATTACACTCAGATATTCAAGGCTTTGAGATCGAAATGTTAGATGGAAGTTCTGATACTTTGAAAAAAGGGTTGATCCATTATGCTTTTATATCAACACATTCACAGGATATTCATGTGAAGGTTGTTGAAAAACTTGAATACTTTGGTTATAGAGTTGAGGTGGCCTCTGGTTTTGATTATGAGACTACGTCTTATGATGGCTTTGTTTTTGCATCGAATTTTGCTAGACCTCCCCTTTTTGATTATTTTAAACCTTTTATCCGTAAACAAATCCCTTTCAGTGATCCGTTAGAAACAGTTGTTGAGTTAACAAAAATAATAAATGCAAGAAACATCAAAACTTGA
- a CDS encoding ABC transporter permease: protein MEVSEKNIIYDSANRVSPALEELQGIFQYRDLIFQLVRRDIVTRYKRSVLGIAWTMLQPLGMMAIMTIVFSNLFHSIKGYPTYILSGLIAWTFFSQTTTAAINQIVWGGTLFRRIYLPHTAFAVSAIGTGVVNLALSLVPLILIMLVTGTPIHFSILFVPIAMVFLAAFALGVGLILSTLAIYFPDVAEMYQIILVAWMYLTPIIYPEDILPEAYRFWITNLNPMYHMIRVFRMPLYNGILPAWGELAIAGVIATITLIVGWLFFSRKADEFAYQA from the coding sequence ATGGAAGTTTCTGAAAAAAACATCATTTATGACAGTGCCAATCGTGTATCTCCAGCATTGGAAGAATTACAGGGTATTTTCCAGTATCGAGATTTGATTTTTCAATTAGTTCGCCGAGATATCGTCACAAGATACAAGCGCTCTGTACTTGGCATAGCATGGACGATGCTTCAGCCATTGGGAATGATGGCAATCATGACAATTGTGTTCTCGAATTTATTTCATTCAATAAAAGGGTATCCAACGTATATATTAAGTGGACTAATCGCTTGGACTTTTTTCTCGCAGACTACTACTGCTGCGATTAATCAAATTGTCTGGGGCGGTACGTTGTTTCGCCGTATCTATTTGCCTCATACCGCTTTCGCTGTATCGGCTATCGGCACCGGTGTTGTAAATCTGGCACTTTCACTTGTTCCATTAATTTTAATTATGTTGGTAACAGGCACGCCGATTCACTTTAGTATTCTTTTTGTCCCTATAGCAATGGTTTTTCTTGCGGCATTTGCTCTTGGCGTTGGCTTAATCCTTTCCACTCTAGCTATTTATTTTCCAGATGTAGCAGAAATGTACCAAATTATTTTGGTAGCTTGGATGTATTTAACGCCAATCATCTACCCCGAAGATATTTTGCCTGAAGCATATCGCTTTTGGATCACAAATTTGAATCCAATGTATCATATGATTCGAGTTTTCCGCATGCCTCTTTACAATGGAATACTTCCAGCTTGGGGCGAATTAGCGATAGCAGGGGTAATTGCCACAATAACATTAATCGTTGGTTGGCTTTTCTTCTCTCGGAAGGCCGACGAATTTGCATATCAAGCTTGA
- a CDS encoding glycosyltransferase, which produces MKNNLPKISIVIPSYNQGVFLQYALESIFSQMYPNLEVIVMDGGSNDQSLDIIRSYSEKLKYWQSQPDEGQANAINMGMQYCNGDIVSWLNSDDWYINNPFWVIARAYQENPKSGLFIGNGFRHKDGEFRPFCPRHVAISREVLSEGLDYILQPATFMSRDAWLQSGGLNTELHYGLDWDLFIRILEKHSAVTINEFLAVSREYEQTKTSSGHLVRARELIEIASNNTSKKEILGQVYYLMSDSIYEFLAMSNELSTSRVIPNLPNIQQELLSIIAQSNRQTITLGSFFYLMETLLSTCVDEAGYSENIRSFIYATMQKIQQEMKKRWDTPDPFPIESDTQDKTFIPFARGTERFSEDAQGVKLFPVVSIIIPSYNQADFLSKTIESIINQKYPLTEIIVYDGGSTDGSVDILRKYAQHLAYWQSEKDEGPSHAINKGFTKATGEIIGWLNSDDVLTEGALWSIVNEFIQNPETEVVFGNALYIDEQDNLFLANHGTHRTGLYYGKLEAITNVPFYWTYIHAIPQPTVYFRRHLIEKTGNINQSYHYIFDFEFFWRLRKVASFKKIEKTLALYRIHSRSKTSDWNKFLRELFRFSQPLWPERNTIEYQTTITSLINHYFPNHSQLIKQIIKLCVEYKITSPEKIGAPFYVKKIVFKIKELLKTINNRGKIIISRLKALVQHISNKKAPIKNIESLQTDLLNVEHRESPKYDVLDREKKYTITFCGFHYPFHPGYSGGEIRDFHILRKLLEISSLDFFALWSAPKNNRDDNLRSYFRTIYEPDILNSYLPHRIDINALKMDIKTRALLWTREKNIPILGPIYHHDSHRFVFANHAYVIPSLSLALKVTKPDFLFIGPQLNPLPLQTFTVPTNTRLILSSYDVEAIRLERMAASRRGLAKKALQLEARRASVFERDTLEYYDGIIAVSETDKQSYIQRYQFDSDRILVLDNSVDTEYFSYQPRIETDQPNIVFIGSLGYWPNHEAAQLLLKDIMPLVRKQIPNARAWIVGQSPGRELLELSDGILNIVTGQVDDVRCYLDIATAACIPLRTGSGTKYKVLEGASAGVPIICTPLALEGLSLEPNNHVLVGQSNQELADAIIKVVKFPKESQIQVQKAAAHIEKYYSWNSNLQKLPPWLETIQHLPRRKFKE; this is translated from the coding sequence ATGAAAAATAATTTACCAAAAATAAGTATTGTTATCCCATCCTATAATCAGGGCGTATTCCTACAATATGCATTAGAAAGCATTTTTTCACAAATGTACCCCAACCTTGAGGTAATTGTCATGGACGGAGGGTCCAATGACCAGTCACTAGATATCATTCGCTCATATAGTGAAAAACTCAAATATTGGCAAAGTCAGCCCGATGAAGGGCAGGCGAATGCTATTAATATGGGAATGCAGTACTGCAACGGAGATATTGTCTCGTGGTTAAATTCAGACGACTGGTATATCAACAATCCATTCTGGGTAATAGCCCGTGCATATCAGGAAAACCCCAAAAGTGGCTTATTCATTGGTAACGGATTTCGCCATAAAGATGGTGAATTCAGACCTTTTTGCCCTCGTCATGTTGCAATCTCAAGAGAAGTATTGAGCGAGGGGCTAGACTATATCCTTCAACCTGCAACTTTCATGTCTCGTGATGCATGGCTTCAATCGGGCGGGTTGAACACTGAGCTCCACTACGGTCTGGATTGGGATCTATTTATCAGAATTCTCGAAAAGCACTCAGCAGTTACTATCAATGAATTTCTAGCTGTAAGCAGGGAATATGAACAAACAAAAACATCATCAGGACATTTAGTACGCGCGCGAGAACTAATTGAAATTGCATCTAACAATACTTCAAAAAAAGAAATACTGGGACAAGTCTATTATTTAATGTCAGATTCAATTTATGAATTCCTTGCAATGAGTAATGAGCTTTCCACGAGCAGAGTAATACCAAACTTACCCAATATTCAACAGGAATTACTATCTATTATTGCTCAAAGTAATCGCCAAACAATAACTTTAGGTTCTTTTTTTTATCTAATGGAAACGCTACTCAGCACATGTGTAGATGAAGCCGGATACTCAGAAAACATACGCAGCTTCATTTACGCAACCATGCAAAAAATCCAACAGGAAATGAAAAAAAGATGGGACACCCCAGACCCCTTCCCAATAGAATCAGACACACAAGATAAGACCTTTATCCCCTTTGCAAGGGGTACTGAACGTTTTTCAGAAGATGCCCAAGGAGTAAAACTTTTTCCTGTAGTATCAATAATCATACCATCCTACAATCAAGCAGATTTTCTTTCAAAAACAATCGAAAGCATAATCAACCAAAAATATCCATTAACTGAAATAATCGTATATGATGGCGGATCCACGGATGGAAGTGTGGATATTCTAAGAAAATATGCACAGCATCTTGCATATTGGCAATCCGAAAAAGATGAAGGTCCATCTCATGCCATAAACAAGGGGTTTACAAAAGCGACTGGTGAAATTATTGGCTGGCTTAATTCCGACGATGTCTTAACTGAAGGCGCACTTTGGAGTATCGTAAATGAATTTATTCAGAATCCAGAAACAGAGGTTGTATTTGGTAATGCTTTATACATTGACGAACAAGACAATTTATTTCTCGCTAACCACGGGACACATAGAACTGGCTTATATTACGGAAAACTCGAGGCAATAACCAATGTTCCATTTTATTGGACCTATATCCATGCTATTCCCCAGCCAACAGTTTATTTTCGGCGCCATTTAATAGAAAAAACAGGCAACATAAATCAATCGTATCATTACATCTTCGACTTTGAGTTTTTCTGGCGTCTTCGTAAAGTCGCAAGCTTCAAGAAAATCGAAAAGACACTTGCACTATATAGAATTCATTCACGCTCGAAAACCAGCGACTGGAACAAGTTTCTTAGAGAACTCTTTCGCTTTAGTCAGCCTCTATGGCCTGAAAGAAACACGATTGAATACCAAACCACAATTACATCTCTTATTAATCATTACTTCCCTAATCATAGCCAGCTCATAAAACAGATCATTAAGCTATGCGTCGAATATAAGATAACCAGCCCTGAAAAAATTGGGGCTCCATTTTATGTTAAGAAGATTGTATTTAAAATAAAAGAGTTACTTAAAACAATTAATAACAGGGGAAAAATAATCATAAGTCGACTTAAAGCCTTGGTTCAGCATATCTCCAATAAAAAAGCACCTATAAAGAACATAGAATCACTCCAAACTGATTTGCTGAACGTAGAACATCGAGAAAGCCCAAAATATGATGTTTTGGACAGAGAAAAAAAATACACAATAACATTTTGTGGCTTTCACTATCCTTTTCACCCAGGATACTCAGGAGGTGAAATAAGAGACTTTCATATTCTACGAAAACTTCTAGAAATATCATCTCTAGATTTTTTTGCACTATGGAGTGCCCCAAAAAATAACAGAGACGACAATTTACGCTCTTACTTCCGAACGATATATGAGCCAGATATATTGAACTCTTATCTACCACATAGAATCGACATTAACGCCCTAAAAATGGATATAAAGACTCGCGCTCTTTTATGGACGAGAGAGAAAAATATTCCAATACTTGGACCAATATATCACCATGATAGTCATCGATTCGTATTCGCAAATCATGCTTATGTTATACCCAGTCTTAGCTTGGCTTTAAAGGTTACAAAACCGGATTTTCTATTTATTGGCCCTCAGCTAAACCCATTACCTCTACAAACATTCACCGTACCCACAAACACAAGACTAATATTATCTTCTTACGATGTAGAGGCCATTCGATTAGAGCGCATGGCAGCATCGAGGAGAGGATTGGCTAAGAAAGCATTGCAATTAGAAGCTCGTCGTGCTAGCGTCTTTGAACGAGACACACTTGAATATTACGATGGCATTATTGCTGTTAGTGAAACTGATAAACAATCTTATATTCAAAGGTACCAATTCGATTCTGATAGAATACTTGTACTCGACAATAGTGTTGATACTGAATATTTCTCCTACCAACCGAGAATAGAAACAGACCAACCCAATATAGTATTCATAGGTAGTTTGGGGTACTGGCCCAATCACGAGGCTGCGCAACTTTTGCTAAAAGACATAATGCCATTGGTAAGAAAGCAAATTCCAAATGCACGTGCCTGGATCGTTGGGCAATCCCCTGGACGTGAGTTACTAGAACTATCAGATGGCATTTTAAACATTGTCACCGGACAAGTTGACGATGTACGCTGCTATCTTGATATTGCGACAGCAGCATGTATCCCATTACGCACCGGCAGCGGAACTAAATACAAAGTTCTTGAAGGAGCCAGTGCCGGGGTACCCATTATATGTACACCGCTTGCTCTTGAAGGATTAAGTCTTGAGCCTAACAATCACGTTCTTGTTGGTCAGTCGAATCAAGAACTGGCTGATGCTATTATCAAGGTAGTAAAATTTCCGAAAGAGAGTCAAATACAAGTACAAAAAGCGGCAGCACATATAGAAAAGTACTATTCCTGGAATAGCAACCTCCAAAAACTCCCCCCCTGGCTTGAAACTATTCAACACTTACCTAGACGCAAATTCAAAGAATAA
- a CDS encoding sulfotransferase domain-containing protein codes for MTNLTIFHITHWKAGSQWIAEILKNCAPERFVPMAIANPHGMGGRGILNFYVYPVNPGNIYGTVYLTQSQFRSIIYDPFWQTKEPEGYYFRRAVINWWNYRIKKNTCRSFVVIRDLRDTLISLYFSAKFSHKIITDQLAELRQKLNDLDEEDGIMYMLTDVLPSSANIQASWIGTPDVLMLKYDDILGNEFAFFENLIDYCEINVEKGRLHEIVRYNIFEAATGRKPGQEDVNAHLRKGIAGDWKNYFSDKIKTEFKKNYGELLIRTGYETSLNW; via the coding sequence ATGACTAATTTAACGATCTTCCACATTACTCATTGGAAAGCTGGTTCCCAGTGGATTGCAGAAATTCTGAAAAACTGTGCACCTGAAAGATTTGTGCCCATGGCAATCGCAAACCCACATGGCATGGGTGGACGCGGCATATTGAATTTTTATGTATACCCTGTTAATCCAGGGAATATTTATGGGACGGTCTATCTAACACAGAGTCAGTTTCGTAGCATTATTTACGATCCATTCTGGCAGACAAAAGAACCAGAAGGATATTACTTTCGCAGAGCCGTGATAAATTGGTGGAATTACCGCATCAAAAAGAATACTTGCCGGTCTTTTGTTGTGATTCGTGACCTACGTGATACCCTAATATCCCTTTACTTCAGCGCTAAATTCAGCCACAAGATCATTACAGACCAATTGGCAGAGCTCAGACAGAAGTTAAACGATTTAGACGAAGAAGACGGGATTATGTACATGCTTACAGATGTTCTACCATCCAGTGCGAACATTCAGGCTTCCTGGATTGGAACACCAGATGTATTGATGTTAAAGTATGATGATATCCTTGGTAATGAATTTGCCTTTTTCGAGAACTTGATAGATTATTGTGAAATCAATGTTGAAAAGGGGCGACTGCACGAAATCGTGCGTTACAACATATTCGAAGCCGCTACAGGTCGAAAACCCGGACAAGAGGATGTCAATGCGCACCTGCGCAAGGGCATCGCCGGGGATTGGAAAAATTATTTTTCAGACAAAATAAAAACCGAGTTCAAAAAAAACTATGGGGAATTATTAATTAGAACAGGATATGAAACAAGTTTAAATTGGTAG
- a CDS encoding LacI family DNA-binding transcriptional regulator: MSAQNKPTIYDVAKYAGVSPTTVSRILNTPDKVSSQTREKVLAAIDKLGFVPKAEARARSLQHTGRIGVITPFFTAPSFIQRLRGIAQALSPENYELVVYTVDSSNHLQGYLSSLPLTGNLDGLIILSLPVRDTEARRLIDGGLPTVLIEYPHPKLNCVEIDDVKGGHLAATYLLEKGHRRIAFLGDTDLPEYSIHPVSLRLNGFRQALKDAHVELPETFVCLAPYSQEQTRQVAIELLGVPEPPTAIFAATDFQALGVLKAARQLNIKVPEQLAVVGFDDLDYAEYAGLTTISQHLDESGKLAVEILLAQIESPSISPRHVKIPLTLIERQTT, translated from the coding sequence ATGTCTGCGCAAAATAAACCTACTATCTATGATGTTGCCAAATACGCCGGAGTAAGCCCTACAACTGTTTCTCGTATTCTCAATACCCCAGACAAAGTTAGCTCCCAAACTCGAGAGAAGGTGTTAGCTGCAATTGACAAGTTGGGTTTTGTTCCCAAAGCAGAGGCTCGAGCTCGGTCCCTGCAACATACCGGACGAATTGGTGTCATTACTCCCTTTTTTACTGCGCCATCTTTTATACAACGGCTACGCGGGATTGCCCAAGCTTTATCCCCTGAGAATTATGAGTTGGTCGTTTATACAGTTGATTCTAGCAATCATTTGCAGGGGTATCTTTCCAGTTTGCCATTGACTGGTAACTTGGATGGTCTCATCATTCTTTCATTGCCAGTTAGGGACACTGAAGCACGCCGCCTGATAGATGGGGGACTGCCCACCGTGCTTATTGAATACCCACATCCTAAATTAAATTGTGTTGAGATTGATGATGTGAAAGGCGGTCATTTGGCCGCCACCTATTTGTTGGAGAAGGGTCATCGCAGAATCGCCTTTTTAGGTGATACTGATTTACCCGAATATTCCATTCACCCTGTTAGCTTACGCTTAAACGGATTTCGGCAAGCTCTAAAGGATGCGCATGTTGAGTTGCCGGAAACCTTTGTCTGTCTTGCCCCTTATTCTCAGGAACAAACCCGTCAGGTTGCCATCGAACTTCTTGGTGTGCCTGAGCCTCCAACGGCCATTTTTGCTGCAACGGATTTCCAAGCGTTAGGAGTACTCAAGGCTGCTCGCCAATTGAATATCAAGGTACCAGAACAATTGGCTGTCGTTGGGTTCGATGATCTTGATTATGCAGAATATGCAGGTCTTACAACTATTTCTCAACACTTGGACGAGTCTGGAAAACTGGCTGTGGAGATATTACTTGCGCAAATCGAATCTCCGTCCATCTCTCCAAGGCACGTCAAAATCCCCCTCACTTTAATCGAACGCCAAACAACATAA
- a CDS encoding YifB family Mg chelatase-like AAA ATPase: MLARVFSCAVIGLEGVIVEVEVDYSNGLPAVIIVGLPDAAVQESRERVQTAIKNAGLHFPRHRIVVNLSPASIRKEGPAYDLPIALGIIILSGRLPQETVENTLVVGELSLDGVVRHTRGVLPMAATARSTGYKRMFVPEVDAPEAALIPGLEVYPVRTLADLYDHLSGRRSIEPYQPSIGDTLESLFTPTDFSEIKGQEHVKRALEVAAAGGHNILMVGSPGAGKTLLARAMPSILPEMSIEESLDVTRIYSVADQLPVGTPLIKHRPFRSPHHTISHAGLVGGGNIPKPGEISLAHRGVLFLDEFPEFGSRVLEVMRQPMEDKVVTISRAKGSLTFSANFQLIAAMNPCPCGYYGDSLKPCTCAAPVVTKYQKRISGPMLDRIDIHIEVPRVDYEKLSGDRVGESSKSIRARVQAARNIQNKRFSSNGSSDIVCNADMRVGEIRQFCKLQDEGQSLMRAAMSQMNLSARAYHRILKLARTIADLAGSEEIQSTHLAEALQYRPKLMMG; encoded by the coding sequence ATGCTTGCACGAGTATTTTCCTGTGCCGTGATTGGGCTTGAGGGTGTCATAGTCGAAGTCGAAGTGGACTACTCCAATGGTCTACCTGCGGTGATTATTGTTGGCCTGCCCGATGCCGCCGTGCAAGAGAGTCGCGAACGTGTGCAAACCGCCATCAAGAACGCTGGCTTGCATTTTCCCCGCCACCGTATCGTTGTCAACCTTTCCCCTGCATCCATCCGCAAAGAAGGCCCTGCTTACGACCTGCCCATTGCCCTTGGCATTATCATCCTGTCTGGTCGACTCCCACAAGAAACAGTGGAAAACACACTTGTTGTCGGTGAACTTTCCCTAGATGGTGTAGTCCGTCATACACGCGGAGTTCTACCCATGGCCGCAACCGCACGTTCCACTGGATACAAGCGGATGTTCGTCCCTGAGGTGGATGCGCCTGAAGCGGCCTTGATCCCCGGTCTCGAAGTGTATCCCGTCCGAACGCTTGCGGATCTCTACGACCATTTGTCTGGTCGCCGTTCAATTGAGCCTTATCAACCCTCCATAGGCGATACTCTTGAATCACTCTTTACTCCAACAGACTTCAGCGAAATTAAAGGACAGGAACATGTAAAGCGTGCGCTTGAGGTCGCGGCAGCCGGTGGACACAATATCTTGATGGTCGGGTCACCAGGCGCTGGTAAGACTCTGCTTGCGCGTGCCATGCCTAGCATATTACCTGAAATGTCCATTGAAGAATCGCTCGATGTGACTCGTATCTACTCTGTAGCCGATCAACTTCCTGTGGGCACTCCATTGATCAAGCATCGCCCATTTCGTTCGCCACACCATACTATTAGCCATGCAGGGTTAGTCGGTGGTGGCAACATCCCTAAACCTGGGGAAATATCATTAGCACATCGCGGCGTTTTATTTCTTGATGAATTTCCTGAATTTGGGAGCCGCGTCCTTGAAGTAATGCGCCAACCCATGGAAGATAAGGTGGTCACCATCAGCCGCGCTAAAGGGTCATTAACTTTTTCTGCAAACTTCCAATTGATCGCGGCAATGAATCCTTGCCCTTGTGGATATTACGGCGATTCACTTAAGCCCTGTACTTGCGCCGCGCCGGTGGTAACCAAATATCAAAAACGAATATCAGGCCCTATGCTCGATCGTATTGACATTCATATTGAAGTTCCAAGAGTTGATTACGAAAAGTTGAGTGGAGATAGAGTTGGGGAGTCTAGCAAGTCGATTCGAGCCCGGGTACAAGCTGCAAGGAATATCCAAAATAAACGATTCTCCAGTAACGGCTCGTCAGATATTGTCTGTAATGCCGACATGCGCGTCGGGGAGATAAGGCAATTTTGCAAGCTGCAGGATGAAGGTCAGAGTTTGATGCGTGCGGCGATGAGTCAGATGAACCTATCGGCAAGGGCCTATCATCGTATCCTGAAGCTTGCGCGCACAATCGCAGATTTGGCGGGGAGTGAAGAGATCCAGTCCACGCATTTGGCGGAGGCCTTGCAATATCGTCCGAAGTTAATGATGGGGTAG
- a CDS encoding ABC transporter ATP-binding protein: MSLFENNETTIRLEDVSVQYRLPEERIGTFKEYAIRVLQRRVKFNSFWALKGVTIDIAKGEIFGFIGRNGAGKSTLLKVISRVLVPTHGRVWIKGRVSPLLELGGGFHPELTGRENVYLNGTLLGHSRRDVDEHMDEIIDFAELGTFIDAPLRTYSSGMVARLGFAVATTWKPEILILDEVLSVGDEAFQLKCQRRMEAFRQEKVTTLIVTHSMQTVETLCTRAALIDHGVIKTVGSAEEVIKAYRQSS; the protein is encoded by the coding sequence ATGTCACTTTTTGAAAATAACGAAACTACCATTCGTCTAGAAGATGTATCTGTGCAATATCGTCTACCTGAAGAACGGATCGGGACGTTTAAAGAGTACGCCATCCGTGTGCTTCAACGGCGAGTAAAATTCAACAGCTTTTGGGCCCTGAAGGGTGTCACTATTGATATTGCAAAGGGCGAAATTTTTGGTTTTATTGGGCGCAATGGAGCAGGCAAAAGTACTCTTCTCAAGGTAATTTCACGAGTCTTAGTTCCAACTCATGGACGGGTTTGGATAAAGGGAAGAGTTTCACCGTTGTTGGAATTGGGCGGGGGGTTTCACCCCGAATTAACTGGGCGGGAAAATGTGTATTTAAATGGAACACTTCTGGGACATTCGCGCCGCGACGTTGACGAGCACATGGACGAAATTATCGACTTTGCTGAACTTGGAACATTTATTGATGCTCCATTAAGGACTTACTCTAGCGGTATGGTTGCACGTCTTGGCTTTGCAGTGGCAACAACTTGGAAGCCAGAGATTCTTATCCTGGACGAGGTATTATCAGTAGGAGATGAAGCATTTCAATTGAAATGTCAACGAAGAATGGAGGCCTTTCGTCAAGAAAAGGTCACGACCTTAATTGTTACTCACAGCATGCAAACCGTGGAGACGCTTTGCACACGTGCTGCTTTGATCGACCATGGTGTTATAAAAACGGTTGGTTCCGCAGAAGAAGTAATAAAAGCCTACAGGCAAAGTTCTTAA
- a CDS encoding carbohydrate ABC transporter substrate-binding protein, whose translation MNKKSVLWSLVSLLVLTSLLLSACGGPATATAPSATEAPVVTEAPVSTEAPVAATEISAGMPTCGTDPVVLKATFETGFDLPFKLAEEFTKQYPNVTWDISQDQFANLITSTPLVLASDNAPDLLRLPTMVSFAKDGLLMDLDGYATAFGWNDWPVPQLNQNRIDADGVRGSGTLYAMGLNYSLTGVFYNKTLAAQIGMTEPPKTVAEFESLLAAAKTAGLQPIMMWGSAKSGMGLAFPLQQLMAAYGPVEPINDWIYGKAGATIDTPTNLIAAQHLEQWIKAGYFPSDINAIEYTDAAARFGKGEGVFTFNGDWQNAGYDAALPGNVGFFLMPPAEAGGKFAAMSAPLTFGIAAKAAHPDCAAFFLNWVATNDAARQIDVAVGGSNPGGPSDATMPTVASGSVTAETLAAGPVMGADGGAMDFIANATSSIFAQGWTPELQKMVGGQQDAAGLLKAVQAEYERELAQ comes from the coding sequence ATGAATAAGAAATCCGTACTTTGGTCTTTGGTAAGCCTGCTAGTTCTGACCTCGCTGCTTCTTTCTGCCTGTGGGGGGCCGGCAACAGCTACTGCTCCATCTGCCACTGAGGCTCCTGTGGTTACAGAAGCTCCTGTATCCACTGAAGCCCCTGTAGCCGCCACTGAAATCTCAGCTGGAATGCCAACTTGTGGGACCGATCCTGTCGTCCTCAAAGCCACTTTCGAAACCGGCTTTGACTTGCCTTTCAAACTGGCTGAAGAGTTCACCAAGCAGTACCCGAATGTGACTTGGGATATCAGTCAGGACCAGTTTGCAAATCTAATCACTTCGACGCCACTTGTGCTTGCGAGTGACAATGCACCTGACCTGCTCCGATTGCCAACAATGGTTTCTTTCGCTAAAGATGGGTTGCTCATGGACCTTGACGGCTATGCCACCGCTTTTGGGTGGAACGATTGGCCGGTGCCTCAACTCAACCAGAATCGCATTGACGCTGATGGCGTCCGCGGCTCTGGAACACTCTATGCGATGGGTCTCAACTATAGTTTGACCGGTGTCTTTTATAACAAAACCTTGGCAGCACAGATCGGCATGACCGAACCGCCGAAGACCGTTGCTGAGTTCGAGAGTTTGCTTGCCGCGGCCAAGACTGCCGGGCTCCAGCCGATCATGATGTGGGGTAGCGCCAAGAGTGGTATGGGACTCGCTTTCCCGTTACAGCAACTGATGGCTGCTTACGGCCCAGTCGAACCGATCAATGATTGGATCTATGGAAAAGCTGGCGCGACGATCGATACACCGACGAACCTCATCGCTGCCCAACACCTTGAACAGTGGATTAAGGCTGGTTACTTCCCGTCTGACATCAATGCCATTGAATACACTGATGCTGCCGCTCGTTTCGGTAAGGGCGAAGGCGTGTTTACCTTCAATGGCGATTGGCAAAATGCTGGCTATGATGCGGCCTTGCCCGGAAATGTTGGGTTCTTCTTGATGCCGCCTGCTGAGGCTGGTGGTAAGTTTGCGGCCATGTCTGCTCCATTGACTTTTGGTATAGCGGCTAAGGCAGCGCACCCCGATTGTGCAGCATTCTTCTTAAACTGGGTTGCGACGAACGATGCGGCTCGCCAGATTGACGTTGCCGTCGGTGGTTCCAACCCCGGTGGTCCATCTGACGCTACGATGCCTACCGTTGCTTCCGGCTCGGTTACGGCTGAGACACTTGCCGCTGGACCAGTAATGGGTGCAGATGGCGGCGCGATGGACTTCATTGCCAACGCGACAAGCTCTATCTTCGCTCAAGGCTGGACTCCTGAACTTCAAAAAATGGTCGGTGGTCAGCAAGATGCCGCCGGTCTCCTCAAGGCCGTTCAAGCTGAGTACGAACGGGAACTTGCTCAATAA